In Amycolatopsis solani, a single window of DNA contains:
- a CDS encoding DUF4474 domain-containing protein — protein sequence MSVFDDIYALADQVEKGSTTELDDRARACRATKEMVQDTKALLESVRVQLSEGWHGGAGEAALKSLDAFKKNRDDQAQDLEESAKSFETIRDALAKAQQDARSKRADAQALQKKSDDGWHGFGIRPVDLAATWARDKVLKAEALVLLADLARVTTTYDAILLIEGQKLRFKTGQVWELAGSEKRNLAEIGAIMLREVPGLAALVAKNPELRDALLHGDWDKLMQNPEIAQKIYDYLGFRYNAEGDFYTTGEHSVQSYLGWRDFYDKLGRLGGMELDETGTDGDNMEFTDPETGKTYRLELWKGKYSNQAFGGEVGFYTSDSPNNNGHFNAAQGDDQIKVTQTIYNKESGEVYFTNDGQGADGTDKKHFWNLAIRTDPDVNPDQLGQRATVEVRDVGLRDRMYAEMVRYAAAHPGDHLTVTKGSDHPPTLSYDWRK from the coding sequence GTGAGCGTCTTCGACGACATCTACGCGCTCGCCGACCAGGTCGAGAAGGGCAGCACCACCGAGCTGGACGACCGCGCGCGGGCGTGCCGGGCCACCAAGGAAATGGTCCAGGACACCAAGGCCCTGCTGGAGAGCGTGCGCGTCCAGCTCAGCGAGGGCTGGCACGGCGGAGCCGGTGAAGCGGCGCTGAAGTCGCTGGACGCGTTCAAGAAGAACCGCGACGACCAAGCCCAGGACCTCGAGGAGTCGGCCAAGTCGTTCGAGACGATCCGCGACGCGCTGGCGAAGGCCCAGCAGGACGCCCGGAGCAAGCGCGCGGACGCCCAGGCGCTCCAGAAGAAGAGCGACGACGGGTGGCACGGCTTCGGGATCCGCCCGGTCGACCTCGCCGCCACCTGGGCGCGGGACAAGGTCCTCAAGGCCGAGGCCCTGGTCCTGCTCGCCGACTTGGCGCGGGTGACCACCACCTACGACGCGATCCTGCTCATCGAGGGCCAGAAGCTCCGGTTCAAGACGGGCCAGGTGTGGGAGCTCGCGGGCTCCGAGAAGCGGAACCTCGCCGAAATCGGCGCGATCATGCTCCGCGAAGTACCCGGTCTCGCCGCGTTGGTCGCGAAGAACCCGGAGCTGCGGGACGCCCTGCTGCACGGGGACTGGGACAAGCTCATGCAGAACCCGGAGATCGCCCAGAAGATCTATGACTACCTCGGCTTCCGGTACAACGCGGAAGGCGACTTCTACACCACCGGCGAGCATTCGGTGCAGAGCTACCTGGGCTGGCGCGACTTCTACGACAAGCTCGGGCGGCTCGGCGGGATGGAGCTCGACGAAACCGGCACCGACGGCGACAACATGGAGTTCACCGACCCCGAGACCGGGAAGACCTACCGGCTGGAGCTGTGGAAGGGCAAGTACAGCAACCAGGCGTTCGGCGGTGAGGTCGGGTTCTACACCAGCGACTCGCCGAACAACAACGGGCACTTCAACGCGGCGCAGGGCGACGACCAGATCAAGGTGACCCAGACGATCTACAACAAGGAAAGCGGCGAGGTCTACTTCACCAACGACGGCCAGGGCGCCGACGGCACCGACAAGAAGCACTTCTGGAACCTGGCGATCCGCACCGACCCGGACGTGAACCCGGACCAGCTGGGCCAGCGAGCCACGGTCGAGGTGCGCGACGTCGGGCTGCGCGACCGGATGTACGCCGAGATGGTCCGGTACGCGGCCGCGCACCCCGGCGACCACCTCACCGTCACGAAGGGGTCCGACCACCCGCCCACGCTCAGCTACGACTGGCGGAAGTGA